The Henckelia pumila isolate YLH828 chromosome 2, ASM3356847v2, whole genome shotgun sequence genome includes a window with the following:
- the LOC140882410 gene encoding ultraviolet-B receptor UVR8, translated as MEIDEILGESQRMRLPTKSAIYVWGYNESGQTGRRGEEKSLRIPRQLPPELFGCPAAGGNSRWLDIACGRGHTAAVASDGSLFTWGANDFGQLGDGTERGRKYPKKVKQLQSEFVISVSCGAHCTVAIAKPRENDGSMSNRRLWVWGQNQGSNYPRLYWGAFSPNTVVCQVSCGAAHVVALSEDGLLQAWGYNDYGQLGRGITCEGFQGARVINGYARFLDEAPELLKIIQVSCGEYHTAAITEKGEVYTWGLGSMGQLGHCSLQSGDKELLPRRVVSLDGVFIKNVSCGGVHTCALTETGALYAWGGGVAGQLGLGPLTSLFSCSLNESETMLRNIPAMVIPTNVQLVACGHSHTLICTKDGRIHGWGYNSYGQAANENSTYAWYPSPVDWCVGEVRKLAAGGGHSAVLTDACSLKELCEFRLADSVTLSNASAIKDVASRTGSDALARLCERFRERFPNGGDCIDDDDKFTL; from the exons ATGGAGATTGACGAAATACTGGGGGAATCCCAACGGATGAGGTTGCCGACGAAGAGCGCAATCTACGTATGGGGCTACAACGAGTCGGGTCAAACGGGTAGGAGGGGGGAAGAAAAGAGCTTGCGGATTCCAAGGCAGCTGCCGCCGGAACTCTTTGGGTGTCCGGCTGCTGGCGGTAATTCGCGATGGCTGGACATTGCCTGCGGCCGAGGACACACAGCAGCTGTCGCCTCCGATGGTTCTCTCTTCACCTGGG GGGCTAATGATTTTGGGCAACTTGGGGATGGGACTGAAAGAGGTAGGAAGTACCCGAAGAAAGTGAAACAGTTGCAGTCTGAATTTGTGATATCGGTATCTTGCGGGGCACATTGTACTGTTGCTATCGCAAAACCACGTGAAAATGATGGTTCGATGTCAAATAGGAGACTCTGGGTCTGGGGACAAAACCAG GGTTCCAATTATCCACGTCTCTATTGGGGTGCCTTCTCTCCAAACACG gttgtttgccaagtttctTGTGGGGCTGCTCATGTGGTTGCTTTATCAGAAGATGGCTTATTACAAGCATGGG GCTATAATGATTATGGCCAGCTTGGCAGAGGTATTACTTGTGAAGGCTTTCAGGGGGCTCGTGTAATTAATGGTTATGCTAGATTCCTTGACGAAGCCCCCGAGCTTTTGAAGATCATCCAGGTTTCTTGTGGAGAATATCACACTGCAGCCATAACGGAAAAGGGTGAGGT TTATACTTGGGGACTTGGGAGCATGGGCCAACTTGGGCATTGTTCACTTCAGTCGGGTGATAAAGAACTATTACCTAGGCGTGTAGTTTCTCTAGATGGGGTGTTTATTAAGAATGTTTCATGTGGAGGTGTCCACACATGTGCTTTGACCGAGACAGGAGCTCTATATGCTTGGGGCGGAGGGGTTGCAGGGCAGTTAGGCCTTGGCCCCCTGACCAGtttattttcttgctcgctGAATGAATCTGAAACCATGCTTCGCAATATACCCGCTATGGTGATCCCAACAAACGTGCAGCTGGTCGCTTGTGGACATTCTCACACTCTCATTTGTACCAAGGATGGAAGAATTCATGGGTGGGGCTACAACAGCTATGGCCAGGCTGCTAATGAGAATTCTACATACGCTTGGTATCCTTCTCCAGTTGATTG GTGTGTTGGGGAAGTTCGGAAGTTGGCTGCTGGAGGTGGCCATTCAGCTGTGCTTACAGATGCATGTTCCTTGAAGGAATTATGTGAGTTCAGGCTTGCAGATAGTGTGACTCTGTCGAATGCATCTGCCATCAAGGATGTTGCATCAAGAACTGGATCAGATGCTTTGGCACGTCTTTGTGAAAGATTCCG GGAGCGTTTTCCCAATGGTGGAGATTGTATCGATGATGATGATAAATTTACCCTTTGA